The Triticum aestivum cultivar Chinese Spring chromosome 3A, IWGSC CS RefSeq v2.1, whole genome shotgun sequence genome includes a region encoding these proteins:
- the LOC123057193 gene encoding uncharacterized protein: MAAVPVGAPPPAKRKKEGPDCLETSPVPPAMVGADWSSLPYDLLRRIADTLLDTNDVDCYMDLRAVCRHWRSTTDDPRSDATDPRFRPRQWIVLDEVFTSDTRRLLVNTASGRCLHRELPQLRDHHIVATTLGGFFVLADKSPPHAARVFNPLTGGLISFSAPVPPEGKVAAAVCFGMASPMLTLLCDSSRKHYTAFPDSECFITHEHEHQHKHNYGILRMAIRGGFDGGLQ, from the coding sequence ATGGCGGCCGTGCCCGTTGGAGCTCCTCCGCCGGCCAAAAGGAAAAAGGAGGGCCCCGATTGCCTGGAAACCTCGCCGGTCCCTCCGGCCATGGTGGGCGCAGACTGGTCCTCGCTCCCATACGACCTCCTCCGCCGCATCGCTGACACCCTCCTGGACACAAACGACGTGGACTGCTACATGGACTTGCGTGCCGTCTGCCGTCACTGGCGCTCCACCACCGACGACCCCCGGAGCGACGCCACCGACCCCCGCTTCCGCCCTCGCCAGTGGATCGTCCTCGACGAGGTCTTCACGAGCGACACGCGCCGCCTCTTGGTCAACACCGCTAGCGGCCGGTGCCTCCACAGGGAGCTCCCGCAGCTCCGCGACCACCACATCGTCGCCACAACCCTCGGCGGCTTCTTCGTCCTGGCCGACAAGAGCCCTCCCCACGCCGCTCGTGTCTTCAACCCTCTCACCGGTGGCCTCATCAGCTTCAGTGCTCCCGTGCCTCCCGAGGGAAAGGTTGCCGCCGCCGTCTGCTTCGGCATGGCTTCGCCCATGCTTACCTTATTGTGTGACTCGTCTCGCAAGCATTACACGGCCTTTCCTGACAGTGAATGTTTCATCACCCACGAGCACGAGCATCAGCACAAACATAATTATGGTATATTGAGGATGGCGATCAGAGGTGGTTTCGATGGCGGCTTGCAGTGA